In Antarcticibacterium arcticum, the genomic stretch TGGTGTTCCTGGATAAGGTCTTGAATGACGGCTTGATTTTCGTAATTTAAAATCACATCATCCAAAGTCTTTTGAGGGTAAATGCGATATAAAAAACTGTCTAATCCATCTTCCAGTAAACGATTATGTATAGGTTGGTTGGATTGAGGCTTAGAGGCTTTGGAAAGTGCATCTAATAGTTGTTGAGCTACAATATGATGTTGTTTACTCTTTTCTTCGGCAATAATAGATTCAACAACCTTTCTAAAAAGGGTATTGTCTCCGTTAGTTCCGGCTTTAACTAATTTTAATAATAAATCTGCTCTTGCCATTTGTACAAATATAATATTCTGATTTGTTAAACTATAATTTAATTAAAAATTGATCTCACTTCCTGATAAACTCTTTCAAAATTAGCTTCTAAGTCAGCCTTGGAAAATTGCTTTTCCTCCTGAGGAACCTGTCTTTGAATTTTCTGCAATTTGAACTGCACCTTTTTGTCCTCCCCATCAGCATAAGTAATAAACTCTCCCTGTTTCAAGCGGAAAAATACATCTGCTCGTATTTTTGGAATTTCCCGTTCCCCGGTAGTAATACGTGTATCAAAATCAAGGCTGTAGCCACGATTGATGCTGGTAGTTTCCTTTTTTACGATTTCAAAGAAGCGTTCATAATATTTGGCGGTGTCGGGATCATTGACTTTCCCAAAAAATTGATAGGAAAGGTTGCTCAAAATGGCTTTACTGGCTTTATCTCCATACATCATATCATTCTGGATCTTATCCTGCATTACGTAAACTGTAGCAATGTCATAACTTCTTAAAGTAGCCGGAATGCGGTGCATATTTAATAACCGAATCGTTGGTGCTTCTTCCATTAACAAGAAAGATGGCTTAGAGTTGCGCACACTCATTTGCTTTGTAATTGTATGTATTATGGTGGCAATTACGGGCGAATAAGAGGTCTCAAATTTAGGATTGTTCACTATGGCAATCACGGCAGGATTTTCCGAGCTATTAATATTTAATGGTACTTCATCTGCGGAAAGTGCCATAAAAATATTTTGTGTACTTATGCGTTTCAAAGCATTGGCCAGGGTACTCTTTACCCCTGCTGTCTGCCTTTCGGAATCTTTGCCGCTGATAAAGGCATCTGCCATTGCCCTGGAAGTCGTATTGGTCTCTAAGAATTTTATTAGACTATCAGTGTCCAAATGTTGATAAATGGCGATTAGATGGGGTAAGGTGCAAAAATTAGGATAGGATGTTTTCAGTTTCCAGATCAATCCACCAATCAATCCCTCAGCTGCATCGTTAAAAAACTTCGAGGTTCCTGTAGTTCCCGATTCCCGCTGTTCCAGAAGATTTTCAATAAGTACCCGGGAAATCTCATTCACACTTTCTTCATTTTCGAGATATCGGGGTGCAATAGGGTTTACCCTATGTATGATTTTATCAAAAGAGATAATACGAAAAGGAATATCCGGATTTTTAAAAAGCGGGTATGCCATTTCGGTAAGTTCAAAATCCTTATAGTCGTGAATAACCCCACAGAAATTATGTTCCTGGAAATGTTTTAAAAATCCGTAAACCACGCTTTCAGTTTTTCCACTTCCGGCAGACCCAATAATTGATGCACCGCGCTTGATGTTTTCAATTTTGAAACTTTTCTTATCTGTTTTAAAAGTTACACGATATTTTTCAGAGGTATTTTGCTTTAAATCCGTTTTATGCAGAAAAACGTAAAATACCGTATTGACCAACAGTAAAGGACAACCTAAATAAAGTAGTGCTTTTATCGTATTATGCGGATAATACAGATAGGCTATTAGTCCAAAAAGCAGCACCGTATTTAAGAAAAAAGCATATTTTGAAATCCGATACAGTCCATAAAATACTGAAGCTGTCAAAATGATAATTAAGAGTATATGTAGGGGATTTGTTAGTTGCATATTTGTTTTTCCTTTAGATACCTATTGAACTTGATTTTATAGCGATGTCCACACCACGGCGCAGGAGGTTGAATACTTTCATTGCCAGTTGTGCCTGATTAGTAGGAATCCCCGGGAGCATTGGCATTCCGGATTCCCGGAGGATTTTTAAGGCTATCGCTTTTTCGTTTGTGGGAAGCTTCATCAATGCGGTAAAATACATCTTTGGATTTTTTATAAATTCTTTCCTGGAGGTGTAGGTTTCCACAAAATTCCTCCGGTAACCGAAGGTTTTATCAAAAGACTTTTCAGCATTGCTGAAAAATTTATCCCGGTCAAATCCTCGTTTGACAGTTTTACCGTTCAATGCCACTTCAGAAGCTCTATACTTACTTCCTGGAGATAAACTATGTCGATTAGAGGCATCTTTTCTGCTGACGATAATGTGAATATGGCTTTGAGGACCATCTTTTTGCATTCCCTGAACAATGCGTTCTCCGTTCTGCCGGTGTGGAGCTTCCTTTTCCAGTTTGACAATCTGCTGTTGACAAGCTTTAATGTTTCCGTCCATTTCGCCGCGTTCTATTTTCCGGATCTCATTCTTGAGTTCCAGGATTTTGGTCGCAAAAGGCTGGTTCTCCCGAATTTGCTTATCGTTCCCTTTAAACGTCCGTTGATGTTCAATTTTAGCATAGTATTTAATATCCTCCAATCTTACAGGCCTTCCATTAATTTCCCTATTAAAAGAAGCCACATAGTCTTTCATCAGTTCACGGGTATAGTGCTTTAAATCTGTGCTGTTATCCTGTAGACGGCTTAGTTCATATTTCGATGGACTTACTGTAATGGAGTAGAAGCGAGGCTCGGTCTTTTCCAGTTTAGCAGTATTCCCATCAATTTCCCTGATCACCTCCTCTGCTGAAATTTCATTCCCATATTGATTAAAAAAGTGTTCCATATCCTCCTTTTCCTGTCCCTGATTTTCCTTTTCCAGATAATCGACAAAACCGGCTGAGCTTTGGGAGTAAGTCCCTCCCAGTTTTTGTGGTGTGATGGTGATATACATAGGCTGATATTTTAAAATTCATTCTTATTATTTTGCTTTTCCTGAAAACGAACTTCCTGTTTTTCTTCCAGGACTTTCTTTTCCAAAATCAAGGGCTTCTTTTTTGGTTCGGTTTCTTCAAAAAGAGATTGCAACATTGCCACGGTGGGTTTGGTCTGGCTCTTTTCCATATCCCTCATAATGGCAATGACCGCATTGATACGTTTCTTGAGTGAAGCTTCGATTGTCCTTCCGGTAGGTCCAAGTTTTTCCTTTGGGGAAATCTCGTTGTAGAAGAAAAAGTCAAGCATTGTTGCCATTGCTTCGGTGTGTGATTTGAAGTGTGTTTTTGAAAATTCCTGAAAACGTTTTGCCGTTTCCTTTTTAAACCTGATGCCGATAAATATGTCCATAATTCGCCGATTTGTCGCAAATCCTTCCCTAAAAATGGGCGTTCACAGTTCATTTGTCGCAAATTGTAGAAGGTCGGGAATTTTATATATTTTCAAGTTGCTTAATATCAGCATTTTGAAAACGAAAAGGAGTATGAAACGGTGCTCTGCCCGTTACCCTCTTGCTACTCCTTTTCGTTCGCCATAGGCGAACAAAAATTCCGTACAATTTGGTCAAAAGCCAATTGCTAGTTCCAGGGAAATAATTTCCTGTTATGTATTTTTTTGATGGGTACGGTTATCGGCGAAAGTCAAAAAATGGATAACCCTACGTAAAATTAAATGCTGAATTTCAGCGAAATAAAGATAATGATTTTTATTGAATTCAAAATAATTGAACAAAAAAACACCTCCAAAAATTTAGAGGTGCTTGACTATAAAGTTTAGAAAATTAAATGTTGAATATGAAAGTATAGGAATATAAATTTCGCAATGCTTCTTCCTCTACCATCGTCTCAAAGCAGGTATAATTTTCTCTAACGTACTTGCGGATATCATCCCCAAATTTTCGTTCCACATCCTTTTTGGAATTCTCCAAAAGTCGGTTTTGGGCTTCTTCGCTCAAGTCTGAAAAATTTAGATAGATCATAAGCTTATCATTTAAAGGATTCCTTCATCTGCAAAACTGAAATAATTTCCATCAGGTGTCAGGATCAAATGATCCAATACCTTAATATCAAATAATTCCCCTGCCTTTTTAATTTTTTGGGTCAGGCGTTTATCGGGTTCACTCGGTGTCAAGGTTCCGCTCGGATGGTTGTGGACCAAAATAACTGCCGTTGTCAAGCTCTTTAACAGTACGGCAAATAAGATGCGGACATCCACTAAAGTTCCTGTTATTCCTCCGTTAGAGGTTTCATATATTCCTTTTACCTTATTGGCATTGTTGAGCAGTATTATTTTAAAAGTCTCGTGCAGTTCAATAGTATCTTTGTTCCATTGACTGTAGGCTAAATCTGCAGCACTTTGGGAACAGGTTATCTTGGGAAGCAAATTTGCTTTTAAACTTCCACTATAACTTATCACGATTTCATTAACTTGTGCATTCATTTTGATTTCTTTTTAGGAGTTAATAATGAAAAGAGGGCGCGACTTTCGAGAGGAACGCCCTCTTTGTTTTAATTTACTCGGCTGAAGTATTGCCGTTTTTTACTCCCAACAAAAGGATTTCGTTGGCTTCCACTTCGGTCACATAGCGTTTTACGCCCTCGTTGTCCTCGTAACTACGGGATTTCAATTTTCCGCTAACTCCAATTTCCTTACCCTTTCCTGCATACTTCTCAATGATTTCAGCGGTCTTGCCCCAGGCTACTATAGAATGCCATTCGGTGTTTTGCACTTTTTCGCCCTTGTCGTTTTTGTAATACTCATTGGTTGCAAGTGAAAAACGGGCTACTTTTTTACCGTTTTCAAGGTTGGTAATGCTTGGTTCCTGACCAACGTTTCCAATTAGCTGTACGTGATTTTTAATAGTACTCATAATAAAAGAATTAAAGGTTAATTAATAGACTACCTGAACCTTTCAGGCAGTTTTCGTTTATATTTTTTTGAAGCGATTTACTTATTGTATCTTGAGCGTTTTCCTTTTTTTGTTTTTTTGGCCCCGCTTCCTTTTTGATGTTTTTGTGCGATTTCATAATGTTCATTTTAGATTTACTTCCCGTAGTGCCGTCACGTTACCTTTTTTTGTTGCTGATACATTTTCAATATTTGGAATTGATAAGGACTTATAAAAGGGAGTGTGCGACCGGTTATGCAGTCTGTTCAACTTCCAAATGTTGGTATTTTGCTGTCAAAAAAAGGGAAGGGACAGTGACGGCGCGGAAGTGGGTCTAAAGTCTTTAAGTGAATTACAAAAACATTGGAAGCGGGGCCAAAAGAAAGGATGGAAATCCGATTAAGCGGACTCCATTCCCGATTTTGGATTGAGAATGGAGCGTTCCGTTCCAGCGCAGTGGAATGGGTTAGCGGAATGGAAAGGAAAAATCGGGAATGGTGTCCAAGACCTTTGTAGGAAAGCTCTTTGCTCGGAATGCAGCTTTTCGCAAAATGGAGTGGCAATGTGCTGACCGCTTATGAAAAGGGGTTGTCCTTTTTAAGTAGGATGTAAAGCGGACTTGACTTCAAAGATGTAGATGGGAATGGAGCATTCCTGCGTATTTCAGCAGGGGTACCGCAAT encodes the following:
- a CDS encoding type IV secretory system conjugative DNA transfer family protein yields the protein MQLTNPLHILLIIILTASVFYGLYRISKYAFFLNTVLLFGLIAYLYYPHNTIKALLYLGCPLLLVNTVFYVFLHKTDLKQNTSEKYRVTFKTDKKSFKIENIKRGASIIGSAGSGKTESVVYGFLKHFQEHNFCGVIHDYKDFELTEMAYPLFKNPDIPFRIISFDKIIHRVNPIAPRYLENEESVNEISRVLIENLLEQRESGTTGTSKFFNDAAEGLIGGLIWKLKTSYPNFCTLPHLIAIYQHLDTDSLIKFLETNTTSRAMADAFISGKDSERQTAGVKSTLANALKRISTQNIFMALSADEVPLNINSSENPAVIAIVNNPKFETSYSPVIATIIHTITKQMSVRNSKPSFLLMEEAPTIRLLNMHRIPATLRSYDIATVYVMQDKIQNDMMYGDKASKAILSNLSYQFFGKVNDPDTAKYYERFFEIVKKETTSINRGYSLDFDTRITTGEREIPKIRADVFFRLKQGEFITYADGEDKKVQFKLQKIQRQVPQEEKQFSKADLEANFERVYQEVRSIFN
- a CDS encoding single-stranded DNA-binding protein yields the protein MSTIKNHVQLIGNVGQEPSITNLENGKKVARFSLATNEYYKNDKGEKVQNTEWHSIVAWGKTAEIIEKYAGKGKEIGVSGKLKSRSYEDNEGVKRYVTEVEANEILLLGVKNGNTSAE
- the mobB gene encoding MobB family relaxase — protein: MYITITPQKLGGTYSQSSAGFVDYLEKENQGQEKEDMEHFFNQYGNEISAEEVIREIDGNTAKLEKTEPRFYSITVSPSKYELSRLQDNSTDLKHYTRELMKDYVASFNREINGRPVRLEDIKYYAKIEHQRTFKGNDKQIRENQPFATKILELKNEIRKIERGEMDGNIKACQQQIVKLEKEAPHRQNGERIVQGMQKDGPQSHIHIIVSRKDASNRHSLSPGSKYRASEVALNGKTVKRGFDRDKFFSNAEKSFDKTFGYRRNFVETYTSRKEFIKNPKMYFTALMKLPTNEKAIALKILRESGMPMLPGIPTNQAQLAMKVFNLLRRGVDIAIKSSSIGI
- a CDS encoding JAB domain-containing protein yields the protein MNAQVNEIVISYSGSLKANLLPKITCSQSAADLAYSQWNKDTIELHETFKIILLNNANKVKGIYETSNGGITGTLVDVRILFAVLLKSLTTAVILVHNHPSGTLTPSEPDKRLTQKIKKAGELFDIKVLDHLILTPDGNYFSFADEGIL
- a CDS encoding BfmA/BtgA family mobilization protein; this encodes MDIFIGIRFKKETAKRFQEFSKTHFKSHTEAMATMLDFFFYNEISPKEKLGPTGRTIEASLKKRINAVIAIMRDMEKSQTKPTVAMLQSLFEETEPKKKPLILEKKVLEEKQEVRFQEKQNNKNEF